A region of Athene noctua chromosome 12, bAthNoc1.hap1.1, whole genome shotgun sequence DNA encodes the following proteins:
- the EIF4EBP3 gene encoding LOW QUALITY PROTEIN: eukaryotic translation initiation factor 4E-binding protein 3 (The sequence of the model RefSeq protein was modified relative to this genomic sequence to represent the inferred CDS: deleted 1 base in 1 codon), translating into MGVTVCPVGSPTVAPEPAVSLSCVPALGPPLLWALAVVLGDGGGQGLAVPESPPLLAGTRIIYDRKFLLECKNSPVARTPPCCLPQIPGVTSLAQSSLVKLEELKERNESEEAMPDQDQFEMDI; encoded by the exons ATGGGTGTCACAGTCTGCCCTGTTGGAAGCCCCACAGTGGCTCCAGAGCCAGCTGTGTCACTGAGCTGTGTCCCAGCACTGGGT CCAcccctgctctgggctctggctgTGGTGCTTGGAGATGGCGGCGGCCAGGGGCTGGCGGTGCCTGAGAGCCCCCCACTTTTGGCAGGTACCCGCATCATCTACGACCGCAAGTTCCTGCTGGAGTGCAAGAATTCACCCGTGGCCAggacccctccctgctgcctgccccagaTCCCCGGTGTCACATCCCTGGCCCAGTCCAGCCTCGTCAAGCTGGAGGAGCTCAAGGAGCGGAATGAGAGTGAAGAAGCCATGCCAG ATCAAGACCAGTTTGAGATGGACATCTGA
- the APBB3 gene encoding amyloid-beta A4 precursor protein-binding family B member 3, translated as MLGKDYMLAIVLVNCDDNLWSDHSLETDPDLPPGWRKIRDSLGTYYWHVPTGTTQWQHPARTTGPGGRPESDGEETLQGMDCQAPTTKHSAKDRPIPSPMASLSRRTSLPWHGDDAQHSAEPGSKCFAVRSLGWVEIPEEDLAPGKSSIAVNNCIQQLSNSKGQGSAENWGEGQDLVMILKKDTMSLVDPLDHSLIHCQPILNIRVWGVGCNNGRDRDFAFVASDKDTCVLKCHVFHCNVPAKGIAKALHEMCSKIVAERAVASSGLPCAATLEPVSSEDLPLQVDILEAVRRSMQTYEALYIGSLPVPRAMGMDVLNEAIEKLTRGPGRERWTPSLIRVSDTAMRVHPAQEDEEATHIWECQVRYVTFLGVGRDAHTFALIVDTGQRFQCTAFWCEPDAGTISEAVQAACMVQYQKCLVAAAPGAKAKGAAGRGRAGPAASGDAAGGAAKASGGSGGAVGASARKRGLFSFLEAFRLRRALLHTP; from the exons ATGCTGGGCAAGGACTACATGCTGGCCATCGTCCTCGTCAACTGCGACG ACAACCTCTGGAGTGACCACAGCCTGGAGACAGACCCCGACCTCCCCCCAGGCTGGAGGAAAATCCGTGATTCTCTGGGCACCTACTACTGGCATGTGCCGACTGGCACGACACAGTGGCAGCACCCCGCACGCACCACCGGCCCAGGAGGGCGCCCGGAGTCCGATGGAGAGGAGACGCTCCAGGGAATG GACTGCCAGGCCCCCACGACAAAGCACTCAGCAAAGGACAGGCCCATTCCCAGCCCCATGGCTTCGCTGTCCCGGAG GACCTCGCTGCCCTGGCACGGAGATGACGCCCAGCACAGTGCAGAGCCCGGCTCCAAG TGCTTTGCTGTGCGCTCCCTGGGCTGGGTGGAGATCCCCGAGGAGGACCTGGCACCTGGCAAGAGCAGCATTGCCGTCAACAACTGTATCCAGCAGCTCTCCAACAGCAAGGGCCAGGGCTCTGCGGAGAACTGGGGCGAG GGCCAGGACCTGGTGATGATTCTGAAGAAGGATACCATGAGCCTGGTGGACCCTCTCGACCACAGCCTCATCCACTGCCAGCCCATCCTCAACATCCGTGTCTGGGGTGTTGGCTGCAACAACGGCAG GGACAG AGACTTCGCCTTTGTAGCCAGTGACAAGGACACCTGTGTCCTCAAGTGTCACGTCTTCCACTGCAACGTGCCCGCCAAGGGAATTGCCAAGGCCCTGCATGAGATGTGCTCCAAG ATTGTGGCTGAGCGAGCTGTAGCGAGCAGTGGGCTGCCATGTGCTGCCACGCTGGAGCCTGTTTCCTCTGAGGACCTGCCACTGCAAG TGGATATCCTGGAAGCAGTGAGGCGGTCGATGCAGACCTATGAGGCGCTGTACATTGGCAGCCTGCCCGTGCCCAGGGCCATGG GGATGGATGTGCTGAATGAAGCAATTGAGAAGCTGACAAGGGGCCCTGGGCGGGAGCGCTGGACACCCTCCCTCATCCGCGTGTCTGACACGGCCATGAGGGTGCACCCTGCACAG GAGGATGAGGAGGCGACGCACATCTGGGAGTGCCAGGTGCGGTACGTGACCTTCCTGGGTGTGGGCCGGGACGCCCACACCTTTGCCCTCATCGTGGACACGGGGCAACGCTTCCAGTGCACGGCCTTCTGGTGCGAGCCCGACGCCGGCACCATCTCGGAGGCGGTGCAGGCAGCCTGCATG GTGCAGTACCAGAAGTGCCTGGTGGCCGCTGCACCGGGGGCCAAGGCGaagggggcggcgggccggggccgggccgggccggcggcctCGGGGGACGCTGCCGGTGGGGCGGCCAAGGCGAGCGGGGGCAGCGGAGGGGCGGTGGGGGCCAGTGCCCGCAAGCGGGGCCTCTTCTCCTTCCTGGAGGCCTTCCGCCTCCGGCGAGCCCTCCTCCACACCCCGTAg
- the SRA1 gene encoding steroid receptor RNA activator 1 produces MAELYVKPGNQDRGWNDPPQFSYGLQAQAGGPRRTPLTRRAPPPPEGAPPGAAADPARAPAASAAPPPRALGPPPLGHTGPAPRAEIGRPSAGACPEECSVPAVAVLAPLREALAACRPAVQKQVCDDIGRRLTVLGDMWAQGKLSTPVRKRMSLLVQELQQQHWDAADEIHRSLMVDHVNEVSQWLVGVKRLIAETRGLPAAELPAGELPTTAELPAATDGNTTARPGQEEP; encoded by the exons ATGGCGGAGCTCTACGTGAAGCCGG GGAACCAGGACCGTGGCTGGAACGACCCCCCCCAATTCTCCTATGGGCTGCAGGCACAGGCCGGGGGTCCCAGGCGAACCCCACTCacccgccgggccccccctccACCCGAGGGGGCTCCTCCAG GCGCTGCTGCAGACCCGGCCCGTGCCCCTGCTGCctcggcagcgccgccgccccgagCGCTGGGGCCGCCCCCCCTCGGGCAcacgggcccggccccgcgggcagAGATCGGGAGGCCGAGCGCTGGGGCCTGCCCGGAGGAGTGCAGCGTGCCCGCCGTCGCCGTCCTGGCCCCGCTGAGGGAGGCCCTGGCCGCCTGCCGCCCCGCTGTGCAG AAACAAGTGTGCGACGACATCGGGCGGCGGCTGACAGTGCTGGGTGACATGTGGGCGCAGGGGAAGCTGTCGACCccagtgaggaagaggatgagcCTCCTGGTGCAAG agctccagcagcagcactgggatgCGGCTGACGAGATCCACCGCTCGCTCATGGTGGACCACGTGAACGAGGTGAGCCAGTGGCTGGTGGGCGTCAAGCGCCTTATCGCTGAGACGAGGGGCCTGCCCGCCGCGGAGCTGCCTGCTGGGGAGCTGCCTACCACCGCGGAGCTGCCTGCTGCCACGGATGGCAACACCACGGCCAGGCCTGGCCAGGAGGAGCCCTGA